A segment of the Lolium perenne isolate Kyuss_39 chromosome 3, Kyuss_2.0, whole genome shotgun sequence genome:
CACAAAGAAATATGAGTGGGCACATTGTATTCATGGGTATTTAGATGAATAACCATTCGTtttgtcaaaaataaatcatctAGTATTCAACTAATCTAGCCCCACATATCGAGTTTCCCTCTTGGCCCATATCATCTCTACTAAAGAGGCTAGTTCTGTCGTTCTAGCTATAAATGGCATAACAATGGAGAGGTGAAAGACGATtgatttacttgctatcttgcgaGGCAAGGTGGACGGCGCACGGATGTCATCGGCCGGGGCCATCAAGTTGCGACGGCATGGGGGTGGGGGGAAGCACAAGTCGGGAAACAAGATGGGAGGCCAATACGTGAACAATTGCATGGTTACATATCTTGAGATTTGAGAAGGAATTGTTTTTAAAGTTAAGGATACTGCAATCATATTCCTTCCACGCCTTGGGAAACCATAAAGTTGTGCTATGAGTTTATCTATTGTTATGTAATTTCTATACTATTTTGTAATGATGTCGTTTGGTCGTTGttatggatttttttttgaagcgTTTTAATTAGTAATGAACACTTTGTCCATCTTCGTGTGCGCTTCGGTGTTGAACAAATTTTGAACCTTCGTGTTTTGCGTTAGATTTTTGTTTGACTCTGAATACTCATTGTTAATATATTGTGCCCGTCCATCCAACGAAACACGATGATACATTTTAAGAAAAAATAAAATGTGAAGTTCTTgaataaaccatgaaaaatattGTGTATAACATTCTAAAACATGACACAAAATCTAGAACGGGACATAAATCTCCAAACCCTAGCGGATGGTGGATATGTGAACGTTATCTGGCTTGTGCATTGTAGAAAATTGTCTCGCATGCAAAAAATTAGGTGTGCCAGTTAACTTCACCATCTTACAAAAGATGTATAACAACTATTGCTAAGACTATCAGCAGCGATACTCAAATGACCGCATCACACAAAATGGTCTATTCAGTGACAGAGATACAGAACTGATGACCATGGGTGGACATGCATGTTGCCCACTTGGATCCGCCCTTCGCTTCCATTCCTCGCCGGATTCACAACCACATATCTCAAGTATGTATTGCAAGTTAAGGGTCAATTGCAAGAACAAAAAGAGGCGGAGAGAGAGCAGGTCTTCTTGCCATAAGCTGCGGCCATGCATTCTTTATATTCTTGGATCCGCCCTTCGTTCCATTCCTCGCATGATTCACAATTCGAACACAAAACCACACATATCTCAAAGGAAAATGCTTCCGATACCCCGGGGGATCGCTACGCCCGCATCCTCCTGATTGCCAGGGCGCCACGTGTCCTTCCAGCGAACCGAAGCGAGCCAGCAAAGCGAACGTGGGTGGGCCCCACCTGCAATTATTATCTCCTCGTCGTCCATCTGCCTAATCTCCTCCGTCTCCTTTTCtctaaaaaaaaaaattctctaGTACTGCTTCCGACGTTTTCTCCGGTGGTCTGCTCCTCCCGTCCCCTACCGCTCCCCCGCCGTACCCCGCCTTCTCCCCCGCCGCCGGTGTCTGCACCACCTCCCCACCGTCGTACCTACAAGCAGCATGATTAGTTGCTGCGAAGGGGGCGTCGTGGGGGGATATGGATGCGGCGAGGCCCGTCAGAGCATGTTGCCGGCCAGCCaaatcctgcagggacgccgctcCTCCCATCGGCGAGGCGGAAGCGGCGGGCAGCGGCGCTGTGTTCGCTGCTGCAAGGGGGGATGCGGTATGCTACCGACGGTAGCCGGGTTTGCGACACACTGCGGGCGGCGTTGGTCCGGACGGCGCCAGCGTTGCTCCGGACGGCGCCGGCGTTGCTCCGGATTGCTACCGACGGCGGATGGGTATGCTACCTACGGATGTCGGCGTTGCTCACGACGCCTCGACGTTTCTCACTTGCTCCGGATTGCTACCGAAGACGGCCGTGTTTGCTACCGACAGCGGTCGGGTATGCTACACACGGCGGCGGGCTTTGCTCCTGACACTGCGGTGGTGCTCCGGTTAGCTACACAGGGCGGCCGAGTTTGCTACCGGCGGCGGCCACGTATGCTACACACGACGGCCGGCGTTGCTATCGCCGGCGGACGCATATGCTACACACGGCGGCCGGCGTTGCTCCCGACGTCGAGGTGTTGCTCCGGTTTGCTACCCAGGGCGACCGGGTTTGCTACACACGGCGGCCGGGTATGCTACACACGGCGGCCGGCGTTGGTCCCGACGCCACGGCGTTGCTCCTGACGGCGAAGTTGCCCATGTGGTGGAGATCCTGCAAGATATCGGGGTGGGGATTCGTGGTGGTGCTGTGAGAGGAAGGAAAGGGACCACGATGGGGAAGAACGTGTGTTTTTTTTCTTTCACGGAAAAGCCACGTGTCGCTTGCTCGAGGCGGGGGATCGGAAGGcccgatcccccgggggacgctcagcgctGCCCTATCTCAAATGTGCATGATTTTTCCTACAAGGTGTTTTCAGTTCCTTCTTTGTTCGTGAACGAGATTGATTTGAACTCTATATTTCCGTCATGCAATTTAACTTAATGGAAAGGGGAACAATTTCAGTTAGAAAAAAAAGTGCATCATCTTATCATTTGTCTCCAGTAGACAGTAGTCCATAATTAAAGCGCCCGCCTCAAGCTTTGGCATTCATCTTATTCAAATTCTCCTCATCTTGCCATGTACGTGCGGTCTGTTCGATTTAGAAGTTGATGGAGTAGACCTGCGGGTACTTGTCCGAGTGGAACAGCCCAAAGTGCTTCTCCGTCTCTAGCCCACCCTTCAAGTTCTCGTTGAACATGGCGAATATGTACGCCTCGATGGCCCCAGGCCTCTTGGGCGTCCCCTTCCCGACGTGGTTGATCAGGTTCTGGTTGTAGGTCCGTGCGTTTGCCGCGGTCGCATCCGGGTCGCCGGCCGACGGCCACCCGCTCTCGGACACCACGATGGGGACGCTCCCGGCCCCGGCGCTCTCGAGTGCAGAGTACATGGTGTCCACGAGCGCGTCGAACAGGTTCTGGTAGTCCTTGCCGTTGCCGTCGTCGTGCACCACCGTGCCCGGCGCGGTGAAGAGGGCGTATTTGATGTCGATGCTGGGCGTGCCCTTGAATGAGAAATAGGGGTAGATGTTGGCGAGCAGTGGCGAGCCGATGCTGGCGAGGTACTGCGCGATGGGCGGCATGTGGGCGCCGTCGTCGGAGAAGGTGCCCTGGGAGGGAGGGAACCCTTTGGTGACGCCCGAATGCACCGCCGTGGAAACCTTGATGCCGccgaggccggccctgaccagcgCGTTTTGAATGTTCTTCATGGCCGGGAGGACGTCCTGCGTCCTGCCGCCTTGATTGGGAACCTCGTTGCCGACCGCGATGTACTTGATGGTGAGGCCCTGCTGCGACTGCACGTTGGCCTTGACCCAGGCGTCCGCGTTGGAGGCACTGGAAGCTAGGGCATTGAGCTGCGTGTTGCCGGTGTCGAGGATGAGGCCGAGGTTGCTGCCGCTCAGGGCCTTCAGGGTGTCGTCGTTGACGTTGTAGACGCGCATGCCGGTGATGCCGTTGGACTTGTAGAGCTGGACCACCTCACTTGCCGAGGGCAGCCAGTCGCCGTTCACGCCGTAGCACACGCCGATGGACTCAACAGCTGTGAACAGTGGCATATGTGTATCCTGTATCAACCTTTCATAATTTATATCCTTGTTTACTTTAAGATTAAACTAGACCATAATAAAAATTACTGAACCGAGGGACTAACAAAGTAATTGCAGTTTACATGCACCGCATATCGAAGTTTGCAGGTAAGACCGAGAGAGAAATGTGGATTACCTGCCGGAATGGCTGCAAGGAAGCCAACTACCAAAGCGACTGCAAAAGCACCATGTTTTACCATCTTCACCTTGCCTTGTGAAGCGTATGGCTACAACTTATTAAATTCTATACGATCGAGTTACGTAGATGCACGTGCCTTTTGCATACAAGGGTTCACCCCTATATCTTATAAGCGACGGTTCACTAGTTTGACACCGGTGATCAACATAAATATACACACGTATTAGCTTACCAGCTGGGATGGATGCGAGTATCCCGACGACCAACGCTGCGGCAAGCACAGAGGCAGCATGTTGCCGTGCCATCTTCGACCTTGCAGTTGAGTTGCTTCAGATAGCTGATGCTCAGCTCCTCTGGTACGTGTTGCTGCTGTAGGCAGTAGGTGTGCAGTAGCCCGATAGATGGATCTACTTTTGCTTGGAAGTGTATCAAGCAGACATCCCCTATTTATACACGATTCCAAGAGCGCACAATGCTGGTTTGCCGAGcattttttccaaaaaaaaaaaggataAGTTGGCGAGTTGCTAGTTGGTCAACTCTGAGAGTAACACAAGAAATATTTTCATCCACCAAACTAAAGAATAATAATGTGCACCAGGTCTATAGTACAAGAAAAAACAACGCTGTTCTTAGATATATTCAATGTATTTTGAAAACCGTGGTATCAAAGAGCTACAGTATCTACAAAACCACGAATGGGATTTTACGAGAAAGAACTACCAACGAACAATACCAGTGATGTGTAGATGTTTAAGTACTAATAAAATTAACATGCATGGCAAGGTAATCTACAGATTGTTCACTCTTTAAGTGTGCTTCTTCCACCTTCTCCCTCGTACCATGGAAAGACATTGGGCAATAACCACCACCGTACCATAGGCACTTTAGTAGTATCTGCGATCCATACTTAATTGTAAATTTGTACTGCGCCTTtgccttttattttgtatttttgtactTTTGAACTTGTTCAGCTATATGTATCTTGGTTATGTAGAGGCTATTTGTACATACTCAAACTTCAACTAATAAACCACCCATTATCGTCAAACAAAATCGGCCCTATAACAAACCTTGATGATTTCATGATCTAAAAATATGATAATCTCATGCTTGGAAAATGGTGCTACTTCTTATATTTTTAACCCATATGCTTTAAGATTCTAATCTCCATAGAGAATGAAACACACAGTCAGTGCTTGATATCATGGACGCACTCGTGGGAAGATAGACCTAGTAATAGTTTCCAAATACTGAATCCCAAAAATTGTGCAAAAACAGACATGCAAAAAAAAATTGTTGTGTTTTCTCCCCAGTCGAACAAGATATCGGTGCGGAACTCTAGCTCGGCGCTGCGAATTTCTTCCTTATCGgcgaatatctagtattgagccgATCCTGCATCAATACCCAAAGCAACATGATTTTGATTTAAAATTTCAATAATAAACTCGAAAGTTGCTTCGGTGTAACCCTAGCTACGCCTCTCCCCAGCCCAACCCCCAATCCAGCAGGATGCCCATGAGCAAATCCCGCTCATTGGACGACATCAGCATCAGGCTCTCGCCTCTTATGTTTGAGGGATCTACGGCCGAGCATGGCCAGCAGCCCTGGACGGTGTTGCTTTCGGCGGAGTTTGGAGAAAGGGGAAGTGGCCCCGGAACCTTTTGATGGTTGCATGGCTGCAGCGGCTGCGAAGGCAGCGGCTATGGGTGTGGCCTCGGAGCCTTTTTCATGTTTATACAAGAATCAAGTGACATTTCTTATTATGGTGTATGGAATATCTATCTGCGAGCAACTGGCCTTGTCAAAAAAAATTATGaccttttttcatattttttaaatTTATATTTACAGCGTGTAATTTGGGTTAGAGTTTATTGTGTGTAAACAAAAGTTACCACCAGACAATAAAAAAGTGCAACCGTGTATGTTTTCGGCAATCGAAACAAGTTGGTCACCTGCTTTTACGTGGTAAATGAGTCGCCAAGTCTACTTCATGCAACCGAAACCATTCATGCAGCAAGAACCAACATATGGTTGGATGGTTTTTTCTTTTTAACaaatggttggatggttaggattgTAGTGGCACCTTAGTCCTCTAGAATTTAAATCCTAAGTTTATAACTTTGGAGTGTCGCATAAAGGTGGAATATTCTTCAGTGAGAGGCGATGTTTCCGTCAATAACGAGATGTTTGTTGATCAATTTTTTAGACTATCTCTCGAAGatactcataggggtagggtgtgggtGCATGCAAGTATTGATAGGGGTAAGTGTATGCACGTATTTATGATCGTATATTTGTGTCTGTAttatgtttcaaaaaaaaaacagacgtGCAGCTGGATACCAGGTCTTTATACCCCTATTTTGATTTTTCTTCTCACATTTTTGGCCATAtattccctccgtccataaaaatTAGCTTTTCTTTCGAATGGAGGGAGCAGTAAAGTGTCCTAGGTATGTTAGTTCATAATATATGTAAAGATAAATTGCCTCTTTAGATGATGAAATCATTTATGTTGTAGCCAAACGGAACAAGTTTCTCTTGTCTGTATGGGCACAGTTATGCATTATAACCGACCTGGTAAATAGGGTGACTTCGTGCGACATACCCGATACCATGTTTTCAACTCTTGATATCTCTTGTTCCAGTTTTCTTCTGTCTTTTTGGGCCATAAATTAAATTCATATTTCAGGGTTTCATACGGATTATATTGGAGTATAGAGATTAGACAGCAGATCATCTATCTATGCGGTGGGCAATGGAAACAACTTAAAGTGTTATGTGTACGTACGGATTATATATGGATCTTGATTATAGCTAGCGGATTATTTTTCAAATAGGATGACTGTGAAGGATACCAAGTCTTCATATAAGAAAATTCATATTGCAGTATCGTCTAGGTTAGCGTGGATAAATAATGTTGTCAGTTTCTAAATCATATCGGGTCGGGGCATCCGATACAGGTTGCTCTATTTTATCAACCCAATTGTTAACGATAGTTGACATGCTAATTAATTAGGGTGCCCTCATGCAAGATAACGTGATACAATGATACCAGTCCGATCCTAGCGTTCTTTTGACTTAGGTCCGACCACCACATCGCCGTTGGTTTGGGTGTTTACCATAGATGGATGGATTATACTACTTAGTACGTACAAGTCGTTGAGCTTGGATGCATGGATGGACTAGGTACCTAGCACCTCAGCTCTCTGCGTTATGCATTAATGCATGAGGTAAAGTTTCAGATCCGAAATCATTTTATAACACTAATAAAACCAACCCACGATGGCAGAAAGTTCCATCAACTTTCCTTTCCTTGACATTCATTGTCCAGTATTCTAATTTCATAACACTGTGGTAATATGTGTGTGATTTTTGTCGGGCACTACAATCTGTTCAGCGTTGATGCAGAATTTTGATCAAAGGGGCATGAGCTTTGCGTCGAtcgacactagtggaaaacagacaTAATGTCGCGGGCCGTAAGACCCTTTTGTCTTGGGCGGCCAACCGGGACACGGGGGCGTGACTAAGGATGACAATTTTACCCACGGGTACAGGTACCCGCGGGTATCGTACCCACGGGTACAAGTACCCGCAGGTACCGTACCCatatgggcagggtatgggtacacttTTCTGCCCATGGGTAGTACCCATACACTGCCCGCTAAGTCATGGCTAGGGCACGGGTATAACCTCGTACCCGCGGATATATCCATACCCTGCCCGTTTATTATCAATTTCGTATGTGATACATCAAATTTTGTTGACTTATGAGTTAAAATATGAGAATGtgctttttttttttatttttatgtactCAACTACCTGTTATTGAGTTGAGATAATTCATTTTTTCAATCAAATTTGTTGTCGAGAAATGTAAAATTGTGAGTGACTTGTATACAATTTGACCTACCCACCGGGTACCCAATGGGTACGGGTCCCCaccgggtatgggtatgggtaaagttttatacccgCTGGTACGGGTATGGGTGGAAGTTTGTATCCATTGACTATACAGTCAAGGGTATGGCATTGTTCTACCCTGTCCATACCCTATCCATTGCCATCCTTAGGTGCGACAAAAGGCTCACCCTTTTGTCTCGGCCCCCTTACCACCCTCAACATAAGGTAGGAGCCGCGGGGCGCACAGGggacaccccttttgtcgcgggtggtaatacagcccgcgacaaaaggccatctacgtggcgcgcgcatgaCGCTCCTCCTTTAGGATTTGAGGGGTGCAGCCACCCCCCCTCCCACCACCGcccccccttttatttcattttttcatttcagAATAAAATTTTCATATATTTGAGCGCTACTACacaagttgtacacgttcatgcattatatatagatcgagcaaacaaatattcgaagcaaaagtctattcgtagaccccttacatatacatggagctcacgactacCGGGACTAGAGCCCGTCGTCTATTCAAACTATTACATGGGGATCATGACCATTTCCTATattgactaaacaagcctttgtcgcCTATCATTTCTCTCATCAGAAGTCCCGTCACTTCCTCCGCAATTCCTAATAGGTGTTCGCGTGGTTGAAGCTTCTCCCGCATGAActcgacctatataggaaaattagatgaatatgactatatcaatcttgataacaaaatattgacgataataaattaaaattgtgaatgttattgcttacgttgaatctatTATCGTTCTTCTCAGTTGTTAACATgcgaatgtactcgcaaacgtagtatgcaCATAGATTCATCCCCTGTGGCTGCTAGGCGCACCCTAcatgagtaaatgttagcttctctacGAAGTCACTCGTATTGTGCTTCTTAACTCTCCAAACCCtgtcaggcaaaagaatgattgaatgcgcATTTCATTCTTGTAGAGTAAATAATTGGATTTTGATTGAGTTATTTTTCTAAGGGtgtataattaattgatatctcacgaaagatataacGCGGCAATTAATGATtaaaattacctctggagcaagTGCTGCAAGTCAAGGAACCCTTCCAGGCCTCAACTATTCCCtcatcaacttgaatgtctagcagaatccagtaaaaactgcacatgtttatatatatatatatatatatatatatatatatatatatatatatatatatatatatatatatatatatatatatatatatatatctatatatattACGACGCGGATTTGCTACCATGGTGGCTAGCTATGCACCCATCACTGGCCATTGGATATAGTGTGCAAGAAAATCAAGGGATCAAGATTCCTATGTCTATGGTGAAATGAGCTAACGGAAATATGAGTGGGCGTCTACAGCCGTTAGCTTGCTGGCCGAATTGGTGGATGTGTTCTACCCTGTAGAATCTGAGCAAATAAGTGAAGTGCAACTTCAACTGTAGTACTAAATAATATACGTTTGATAATACACATATTTCTACATTTGTTTCTACAATGTAGAATCTAAGCAAATGTTACTGCAACCTCAAATGTAGTACATATTAATCTACGTTTTAGAGTACACATGATGAAGCAATGTTTTGGAAATACACATGATGAATCTACAATACACATGATGCTTGCGTTTGTTTTTACACTCTCGGTGAGGATTGGAAAAAATGGTGAACTATGTGCCAGCCCCTGCGGCCGATTGTAGTCCGGCGATCATCGACGAAGATCTTCTGGGGCGACGCACGTACAAACGAACCTCTATTGCATCACGATTTGCACATACGCTCGATTTAGCTAGCACCTAATTAAGCAGCTACACAAGCACGTCGATCGATTTCAGCTAGTTTTAGCTGTATGCACATACCAAGCTAGCTAGTACGAGTCGATTGATTGATTCTATAGTAGCGCCGAAACAACTCACGCGTACACAAAAGCAATTGGATCGTCACAGGTGCGTATCACACCTGTTATAAACTTGTATTGATTTCACGATGTTACAACCTATATCTATTACATGGGTATGAACACTAGGCAAAACGTCGCAGCAACAATACGAGTCGCACTCCGAGCATCTGCAGGTCTGCCCGGCTGTTCCCGCGAGATGGCCGCTTCTCCAACCTTCAAGCTTGATAATCGGGTGCTTCCTCCAGCATGCCGACGCCAACAAGAGGCAGGCCAGCTTCAAAACTTGATGACTGGCGCTGCATTGTGCACGCCTGTGTCAGAGAGTTGCCGCCGCAGTACTGGCTGACGAAGTCAGTAATCGCTGCCGGTGTATCTCCGCTCATCTTCTCCCTGTACACACATGCATGCACGTGAAATTCAAATATGAGAGAAAACATTATGCTAAATTAAGTGCTTATTTGTAATACAAGTAAAGGCGCAAGGTCTAGATCCACTTGCTTCTTGAGAATGCACCGTACCTGAGCATACTTATCATCGCGTGGAACATCAAGCGATGTGCGTAATATTTCCTTCAAGATAAAAGAATATCGATGATGATATAACTAAGACATTTGATGGCCATGAGGTGGTCTTATTCTGTCACGAAGAACACTCCAAACCACTATTCCGTGGCTCTGCTTGCAACTCATATGCTAGTTGCATTTTCTTCTCCATGCCAGACTGAGGAGTTTCATAGAATGGCAAAGTGTATTGCAAAGTGTATTGCAAAGTGTATTGCAAAGTGTTTGATAACTGAGCAGTATGTGTATTGCAAAGTGTATTGCATGTAATTGTGtggattcaaaatttgaaaagtgtGCTCCTGGACAGCTGTGTGAGAGACAGCGTTATCTTGATCCGTTTGCAAGCTGTGCTCTCAAGTGTACATCTAGTATCATATGCAGTATATCCGACGGCTTCTGGGGCGTGCACAGCTAGCCACCATGGTAGCCCACTATTTTGgacagaatatatatatatatatatatatatatatatatatatatatatatatatagggacaCACTATTCTGAAACCAGTGCTCATAAtattattctgagcaccgacAAACCCATATAAGAAGCGATCTGCAAAAACCCGCC
Coding sequences within it:
- the LOC127345667 gene encoding glucan endo-1,3-beta-glucosidase, acidic isoform-like isoform X2, which gives rise to MARQHAASVLAAALVVGILASIPAAVESIGVCYGVNGDWLPSASEVVQLYKSNGITGMRVYNVNDDTLKALSGSNLGLILDTGNTQLNALASSASNADAWVKANVQSQQGLTIKYIAVGNEVPNQGGRTQDVLPAMKNIQNALVRAGLGGIKVSTAVHSGVTKGFPPSQGTFSDDGAHMPPIAQYLASIGSPLLANIYPYFSFKGTPSIDIKYALFTAPGTVVHDDGNGKDYQNLFDALVDTMYSALESAGAGSVPIVVSESGWPSAGDPDATAANARTYNQNLINHVGKGTPKRPGAIEAYIFAMFNENLKGGLETEKHFGLFHSDKYPQVYSINF
- the LOC127345667 gene encoding glucan endo-1,3-beta-glucosidase, acidic isoform-like isoform X1, with translation MVKHGAFAVALVVGFLAAIPAAVESIGVCYGVNGDWLPSASEVVQLYKSNGITGMRVYNVNDDTLKALSGSNLGLILDTGNTQLNALASSASNADAWVKANVQSQQGLTIKYIAVGNEVPNQGGRTQDVLPAMKNIQNALVRAGLGGIKVSTAVHSGVTKGFPPSQGTFSDDGAHMPPIAQYLASIGSPLLANIYPYFSFKGTPSIDIKYALFTAPGTVVHDDGNGKDYQNLFDALVDTMYSALESAGAGSVPIVVSESGWPSAGDPDATAANARTYNQNLINHVGKGTPKRPGAIEAYIFAMFNENLKGGLETEKHFGLFHSDKYPQVYSINF